A portion of the Bacillus thuringiensis genome contains these proteins:
- a CDS encoding ABC transporter ATP-binding protein, translating to MIQFNHVSKSYEDGTKAVDSLHLEIKKGEFFVLIGPSGCGKTTTMKMINRLIETTEGSILIDGKDIQQYNINELRWDIGYVLQQIALFPHMTIAENIAVVPEMRQWSKKEIKARVDDLLHMVGLDPDIYRDRMPDELSGGQKQRVGVVRALAANPKIVLMDEPFSALDPLSREQLQKDIVQLQKKIQKTIVFVTHDMQEALSLGDRICIMKEGKVVQLDTPEGIIHNPKNEFVEEFIGNRGRTWYEGKSVADVLPLDESVQLEGQALSLHASLQEALVRVRDEEVVPVEENGQYIGALTSRHIVNYIVEQMKERG from the coding sequence GTGATTCAATTTAATCATGTGTCAAAATCGTATGAAGATGGCACGAAAGCAGTGGATTCATTGCATTTAGAAATTAAAAAGGGAGAATTTTTCGTTCTCATCGGTCCGAGTGGTTGTGGGAAAACAACGACAATGAAGATGATTAATCGTTTAATCGAAACGACTGAAGGATCGATTTTAATCGATGGAAAAGATATTCAACAATATAATATAAACGAATTACGTTGGGATATAGGATACGTGTTGCAACAGATTGCTTTATTTCCTCATATGACAATCGCTGAAAATATTGCAGTTGTTCCTGAAATGAGGCAATGGAGCAAAAAGGAAATAAAAGCACGCGTCGATGACTTGTTACATATGGTTGGATTAGATCCGGATATATATCGAGATCGTATGCCTGATGAATTATCAGGAGGACAAAAACAACGTGTCGGTGTCGTGCGAGCATTAGCCGCAAACCCGAAAATCGTTCTTATGGATGAACCATTTAGTGCGCTAGATCCGTTAAGTAGGGAACAGCTTCAGAAGGATATTGTACAGTTGCAAAAAAAGATTCAAAAAACAATCGTGTTCGTAACACATGATATGCAAGAAGCATTATCACTTGGAGATCGCATTTGTATTATGAAAGAAGGAAAAGTTGTTCAACTTGATACACCAGAAGGAATTATACATAATCCGAAAAATGAATTTGTAGAGGAGTTCATTGGAAATCGTGGACGAACTTGGTATGAGGGGAAAAGTGTAGCAGATGTATTGCCGCTTGACGAAAGTGTGCAATTAGAAGGGCAGGCACTATCATTACATGCTTCTTTACAAGAAGCGTTAGTTCGTGTGCGTGATGAGGAGGTCGTTCCAGTTGAAGAAAATGGTCAATATATTGGAGCGTTAACAAGTCGTCATATTGTCAATTACATTGTTGAACAAATGAAGGAAAGAGGCTAA
- a CDS encoding MFS transporter, whose product MSSLYHDSRLYYILGANSLSAIGSGIVMITIPWLLIKESGGETTFGYVSIIATLIMFLLTPFIGQSIDRFSRKSLLLCNEGIGIAVIGIMVIWGFAGQPYYSIHYILIYIAGSFYYLLFYPTIFAFNQEIFQAEHYKSLSGTMEIQGQLTQVISGAAASFLIEIVSLKWILLVDMLTFAGAFFLFLCIPYVKKKEVKRKITFKKQLFEGIHFMKKRPKLFWFLLATYMPFIGVMMANYLIPVYISDILKANASVYAIEGMMYGVGAVVAGICIPLIMKYVKTEVSIVMTMFIYVISITVMIIEPSVIFLYGLAIFHAVGNAGTRVARNVLMMEEIPNEVMGRVDSLFRLIGTGIRILLLMLFTAGVSKVGVMLPFYVLSCILIFSLGIAIYYVLSQRKVAAHVSNKSIV is encoded by the coding sequence ATGTCCTCACTTTATCATGATTCTCGCTTGTATTACATTCTAGGGGCCAATAGTCTATCTGCTATTGGTTCCGGAATTGTTATGATAACGATTCCGTGGCTGTTAATTAAAGAGAGTGGAGGAGAGACAACGTTTGGCTATGTTTCTATCATTGCAACCCTCATTATGTTTTTATTAACACCATTCATTGGGCAAAGTATTGATCGTTTTTCAAGAAAATCTTTATTGCTATGTAACGAAGGAATCGGAATTGCCGTAATTGGAATAATGGTTATATGGGGATTTGCGGGGCAACCTTATTATTCTATTCACTATATTCTTATTTATATAGCCGGATCATTCTATTATTTATTATTTTATCCTACAATATTTGCGTTCAACCAAGAGATATTTCAAGCGGAACATTATAAAAGTTTAAGTGGAACGATGGAAATACAAGGACAGTTAACACAAGTTATTTCTGGAGCGGCCGCGAGCTTCTTAATTGAAATTGTATCTTTGAAGTGGATTTTGTTAGTAGACATGTTAACTTTTGCTGGAGCATTTTTTCTTTTCTTATGTATACCGTACGTAAAGAAAAAAGAAGTGAAAAGAAAAATAACATTTAAGAAGCAATTGTTTGAAGGAATTCACTTTATGAAAAAACGTCCTAAGCTCTTTTGGTTCTTACTGGCCACTTATATGCCGTTTATAGGTGTTATGATGGCAAATTATTTAATACCAGTTTATATTTCGGATATACTTAAAGCCAATGCCTCTGTATACGCAATAGAGGGGATGATGTACGGTGTTGGAGCGGTTGTTGCAGGAATCTGTATTCCACTCATAATGAAATATGTAAAAACAGAAGTTTCAATCGTTATGACGATGTTCATTTATGTAATTTCAATTACCGTAATGATTATTGAACCTTCCGTAATTTTCTTATATGGACTTGCAATTTTTCATGCAGTTGGAAATGCGGGTACAAGAGTGGCGAGAAATGTATTGATGATGGAGGAAATTCCAAATGAAGTAATGGGACGTGTAGACAGCTTATTTCGCCTAATTGGTACTGGAATACGAATTTTATTATTAATGTTGTTTACAGCGGGTGTATCTAAAGTCGGAGTCATGCTGCCGTTTTACGTATTAAGTTGCATATTGATCTTCTCATTAGGAATCGCTATTTATTATGTACTATCACAACGTAAAGTAGCGGCGCATGTTTCTAATAAATCAATCGTTTGA
- a CDS encoding glycosyltransferase produces the protein MGNEQVKSVKEEKKLCLCMIVKNESRIMERCLNATKSIVDYVSICDTGSTDNTPEIIGNWCKENEIPGTVHHEPFKNFGYNRSLAVSLAQKTYPEADYLLILDADMILEVDPNFDKTSLTEDHYLTLQYDVHIKYWLTRLLKASLPWKSVGVTHEYWDIDRSKVGANYNTRVDRLETLVVNDPGDGGSKADKFERDERLLLQGINDPETTPDLHIRYLFYLAQTYFHLSQFEDSIKWYKKRVEAGGWVEEVFYSLLRIGFCYEQLANRSANKQNEVTDADEKENVKGQEEQYLALAVFYFQKAWEYRPTRAEPLYQLARLYRLRSQNNIALMYALQGKEIPFPKDDLLFVDYHVYDYLFDYEISISAFYIPHKKHLGAVSQKYLESIKEEIPFHIANIVENNAKFY, from the coding sequence ATGGGAAATGAGCAAGTGAAGTCTGTAAAGGAAGAAAAAAAGTTATGTCTTTGTATGATCGTCAAAAATGAGTCTAGAATTATGGAAAGATGTTTAAATGCAACAAAATCAATTGTAGATTATGTTTCTATTTGTGATACTGGATCGACGGATAATACGCCTGAAATTATTGGAAATTGGTGTAAGGAAAATGAGATACCTGGGACAGTTCATCATGAGCCGTTTAAAAACTTTGGTTATAACAGAAGCTTAGCAGTTTCATTAGCGCAAAAAACATATCCAGAAGCGGATTATTTATTAATATTAGATGCGGATATGATTTTAGAGGTTGATCCGAATTTCGATAAAACGAGCTTAACGGAAGATCATTATCTTACATTGCAATATGATGTTCATATTAAATATTGGCTTACACGTCTATTAAAAGCTTCTTTACCATGGAAATCTGTCGGTGTTACTCATGAGTATTGGGATATAGATCGTTCAAAAGTTGGAGCGAATTACAATACGAGGGTAGATCGGTTAGAGACTCTTGTCGTGAATGATCCCGGAGATGGGGGGAGTAAAGCTGATAAATTTGAAAGAGATGAGAGGTTGTTGTTACAAGGAATAAATGACCCAGAAACAACGCCAGATTTGCATATAAGATATTTATTTTATTTAGCCCAGACTTATTTTCATTTAAGTCAATTTGAAGATTCGATTAAATGGTATAAAAAACGAGTGGAAGCAGGGGGATGGGTTGAAGAGGTATTCTATTCGTTATTGCGAATAGGATTTTGTTATGAGCAGTTAGCAAATCGTTCAGCAAATAAACAAAATGAAGTGACAGATGCTGATGAAAAAGAAAATGTTAAAGGGCAAGAAGAGCAATATTTAGCATTAGCTGTTTTTTATTTTCAAAAAGCGTGGGAATATAGACCAACTCGGGCTGAGCCATTATACCAACTTGCAAGGTTGTATCGATTACGATCTCAAAACAATATTGCTTTGATGTATGCTCTGCAAGGGAAGGAAATTCCTTTTCCAAAGGATGATCTTCTATTTGTAGATTATCATGTGTATGATTACTTATTTGACTATGAAATTTCTATTAGTGCTTTCTATATACCTCATAAAAAACATTTAGGGGCCGTGTCGCAAAAGTATTTGGAATCGATTAAAGAAGAGATTCCATTTCATATAGCAAATATAGTAGAGAATAATGCGAAGTTTTATTAA
- a CDS encoding YdcF family protein: MNKWIFLMILLLPPLYILYMTFRMNKVTREKLSYHSPYVLILGAKLFGDRPSLSLQNRLDVALEYLFSHPEAKVIVSGGQGEDEDIPEAHSMRNYLMVHGIDESRILIEDQSTNTYENLKFSMDLYNVKHAVVVSNTYHLYRTKIIAKRLGMKMEALAAETPMRSKRKMYVREYAAIMKTILFDR; the protein is encoded by the coding sequence ATGAACAAATGGATCTTTCTTATGATTTTATTATTACCGCCACTATACATCCTTTATATGACCTTTCGAATGAACAAAGTTACTCGTGAAAAGTTGAGCTATCACTCTCCGTACGTTCTTATACTGGGTGCAAAGTTATTTGGAGATAGACCGTCTTTATCTCTTCAAAATCGTTTGGATGTAGCGTTGGAGTATTTATTTTCCCATCCTGAAGCGAAAGTAATTGTTTCGGGTGGTCAAGGAGAAGATGAAGATATACCGGAAGCTCACAGCATGAGAAATTATTTAATGGTACACGGTATAGATGAGAGTCGTATTTTAATAGAAGATCAATCTACAAATACGTATGAAAACTTAAAATTTAGTATGGATTTATATAATGTGAAACATGCGGTAGTTGTAAGTAATACGTATCATTTATATCGAACAAAAATAATTGCAAAGCGTTTAGGCATGAAGATGGAGGCACTAGCTGCTGAAACGCCAATGCGTTCTAAGAGAAAAATGTATGTTCGCGAATATGCTGCTATTATGAAAACAATATTGTTCGACCGTTAG
- the gntK gene encoding gluconokinase, translating into METRGRVIGIDIGTTSTKTVVFTEKGKVIASHAIDYPIIQPNVGWAEQDPDVICAAVYKSVSVAIEKGNVLPEDISSIGISAAMHALIAVDENGTPLTRSIIWADNRSTKQSEKLLHQMNGHEIYRRTGTPIHPMSPLSKLLWMKEEEPELYTSAYKFISIKEYVIYQLFSRYVVDYSIASATGLFNLETLNWDEDVLTMLHMSPEQLSTPVPTTYILSGMKSELAQKMGISAETPIVIGASDGVLANVGVGAISPGAAAITIGTSGAVRTISSNINTDEKGRTFCYALTDEHWVIGGPTNNGGILLRWLRDEFGSPEQEVARKLGIDPYDLLIKYAESVPAGADGLLFLPFLSGERAPYWNANARGTFFGINLQHKREHFIRAVMEGVCMSVYSVALAIRDCTGPLTEIRVSGGFAKSAFWRQMLSDMMGKELLVPESHEASALGAAAVALYAVGKIDSLEEVKDWIDIVHHHVPNKENTAIYLEMFYMYERLYNRLKEEFDCIAAFQRKQ; encoded by the coding sequence ATGGAAACAAGGGGGAGAGTAATCGGGATTGATATCGGTACCACAAGTACGAAAACGGTTGTTTTTACAGAAAAAGGAAAAGTTATTGCATCACATGCAATCGATTACCCAATTATTCAACCGAACGTAGGATGGGCTGAGCAAGATCCTGATGTAATATGTGCCGCTGTATACAAAAGTGTAAGCGTTGCCATTGAAAAGGGTAATGTATTACCAGAAGATATTTCTTCGATCGGTATTAGTGCAGCTATGCACGCATTAATTGCAGTAGATGAAAATGGTACGCCATTAACGCGTTCTATCATTTGGGCAGATAATCGAAGTACGAAGCAATCAGAAAAATTATTACATCAAATGAATGGGCATGAAATTTATAGACGTACAGGTACACCGATCCATCCAATGTCACCACTTTCTAAATTGTTATGGATGAAAGAAGAGGAACCAGAGTTATATACAAGTGCTTATAAATTTATTTCCATTAAAGAGTATGTGATTTACCAATTATTTTCACGCTACGTCGTTGATTATTCGATTGCTTCTGCTACGGGGTTATTTAATTTAGAAACATTAAATTGGGATGAAGATGTTTTAACGATGTTACATATGTCACCAGAACAATTATCAACCCCTGTACCAACTACATATATTTTATCAGGTATGAAGTCAGAATTAGCACAGAAGATGGGGATAAGTGCAGAGACACCAATTGTCATCGGAGCAAGTGATGGGGTTCTTGCAAATGTAGGAGTTGGGGCGATATCACCGGGTGCGGCTGCAATTACGATTGGAACGAGTGGTGCGGTTCGAACAATCTCATCAAATATAAATACAGATGAGAAAGGGAGAACGTTTTGTTACGCATTAACAGATGAGCACTGGGTAATCGGTGGTCCAACGAATAATGGTGGAATATTACTGAGATGGTTACGTGATGAATTTGGTAGTCCAGAGCAAGAAGTTGCAAGGAAGCTCGGAATTGATCCTTATGATTTATTAATTAAATATGCAGAAAGCGTACCAGCTGGAGCGGATGGGCTATTGTTTTTACCTTTCTTATCTGGAGAACGCGCACCTTACTGGAATGCAAATGCTCGTGGTACATTCTTTGGAATCAATCTTCAACATAAGCGAGAACATTTTATACGTGCAGTGATGGAAGGTGTTTGTATGAGTGTATATTCAGTAGCACTCGCAATCAGGGACTGTACAGGGCCACTTACTGAAATACGAGTTTCAGGAGGGTTTGCGAAATCTGCATTTTGGAGACAAATGTTGTCCGATATGATGGGGAAAGAATTGCTTGTACCTGAAAGTCATGAAGCATCTGCGCTTGGGGCAGCGGCAGTTGCTTTATATGCTGTAGGAAAAATTGATTCTCTTGAAGAGGTAAAGGATTGGATTGATATTGTCCATCATCATGTACCGAATAAAGAAAATACGGCTATATATTTAGAAATGTTTTATATGTATGAACGACTTTACAATCGTTTGAAAGAAGAATTTGATTGTATAGCTGCTTTCCAACGTAAACAATAG
- a CDS encoding ABC transporter permease/substrate-binding protein: MTNFIQTFQERKIELLTALSEHLQISLISLFFAVIIAVPLGILLTRKERMAEFIIGTSAVMQTVPSLALLGLLIPLVGIGKLPAIIALVVYALLPILRNTYTGIRELDESLIEAARAMGMNSWRRLWKVELPLALPIIMAGIRTAMVLIVGTATLAALIGAGGLGKLILLGIDRNDHALIILGAVPAALLALFFDIVLRILERPKRSSKRVILTICIVVVMIASPFLWSTEKKDIVIAGKLGSEPEILIQMYKQLIEQDTDLHVQLKPGLGKTAFVFEALKSGEVDIYPEFSGTALSTFVKEEPKSTNRDEVYDQARVGMEKKYNMVMLKPMEYNNTYALAMPKKIADQNNINTISDLGNIAQNTKVGFTLEFADREDGYKGMQKLYNYKFSNIKTMEPKLRYSAIQSGDVNVIDAYSTDSELEQYGLKVLKDDKGLFPPYQGAPLLRKETLKKYPELEKVLNKLSGKITDEEMRKMNYEVNVNGKNSEEVAKQFLQKEKLLR; encoded by the coding sequence GTGACTAATTTTATACAAACGTTCCAAGAACGAAAAATAGAATTACTAACTGCATTAAGTGAGCATTTACAAATATCGCTTATTTCATTATTTTTTGCAGTAATTATAGCGGTGCCACTTGGCATTTTATTAACAAGAAAAGAACGAATGGCTGAATTTATAATAGGAACTTCTGCAGTAATGCAGACAGTGCCATCACTTGCATTACTTGGACTATTAATTCCGTTAGTAGGAATTGGAAAACTTCCAGCGATTATCGCATTAGTTGTGTATGCACTATTACCTATTTTACGAAATACATATACAGGAATAAGGGAATTAGATGAATCACTAATAGAAGCGGCGAGAGCTATGGGGATGAATAGTTGGAGAAGGTTGTGGAAGGTAGAACTTCCTCTTGCATTGCCTATCATTATGGCCGGTATTCGTACAGCGATGGTATTGATTGTTGGAACGGCTACATTAGCAGCTCTCATTGGTGCTGGTGGGCTAGGTAAGCTTATATTATTAGGTATAGATCGAAATGATCATGCACTTATCATTTTAGGGGCCGTACCAGCCGCGTTACTCGCTTTATTCTTTGATATAGTACTTCGCATACTTGAACGACCGAAACGCTCTTCTAAGCGTGTTATATTGACGATATGTATAGTTGTAGTAATGATTGCTTCTCCATTTCTTTGGAGTACAGAAAAGAAAGATATTGTTATTGCGGGCAAACTTGGATCAGAACCTGAAATTTTAATTCAAATGTATAAGCAGCTTATTGAACAAGATACCGATTTACACGTACAATTAAAACCAGGTCTTGGAAAAACAGCATTTGTATTTGAAGCGTTGAAATCAGGGGAAGTAGATATATACCCAGAATTTTCAGGAACAGCATTATCTACTTTCGTGAAAGAAGAACCAAAGAGCACAAATCGTGATGAAGTATATGATCAGGCTCGCGTTGGAATGGAAAAGAAATATAATATGGTTATGTTGAAGCCAATGGAGTATAACAATACATATGCACTAGCTATGCCGAAAAAAATAGCAGATCAAAATAATATAAATACAATTTCTGATTTGGGAAATATTGCACAAAATACTAAAGTAGGATTTACATTAGAGTTTGCTGATCGTGAAGACGGTTATAAAGGAATGCAAAAATTATATAACTATAAGTTTTCAAATATTAAAACGATGGAGCCGAAGTTGCGTTATAGCGCAATTCAATCTGGAGATGTTAACGTAATCGATGCATATTCAACAGATAGTGAATTGGAGCAATACGGACTAAAAGTGCTAAAAGATGATAAAGGGTTATTCCCACCTTATCAAGGAGCACCATTATTAAGAAAAGAAACGTTAAAGAAATATCCTGAACTTGAAAAGGTATTAAATAAATTATCTGGAAAGATTACAGATGAAGAAATGCGAAAAATGAATTATGAAGTTAACGTAAATGGTAAAAATAGTGAAGAAGTCGCAAAACAATTTTTACAAAAAGAGAAATTACTTCGTTAA
- the gnd gene encoding phosphogluconate dehydrogenase (NAD(+)-dependent, decarboxylating), which translates to MKLGLIGLGKMGFPLAEHLHEDKHEVVVYDVNKELVEKAGKLGITARHTLKEMIAELEAPRTIWVMVPAGEVVESVLKDVYPLLDEGDIVIEGGNSFYKDTLRRAEEAKSFGLHYVDIGTSGGVEGARYGACLMVGGEKEIYDQLEPLFKDLAVENGYSYAGRVGSGHFLKMVHNGIEYGMMQAIAEGFEVLDKSDFDFNYEDVAKVWANGSVIRGWLMDLTEKAFADDPKLDGIKGVMNSSGEGKWTVETALELQAAAPVIAMSLFMRYRSQEDDTFHGKVVSALRNQFGGHEVVKK; encoded by the coding sequence ATGAAACTAGGTTTAATTGGATTAGGAAAAATGGGATTCCCATTAGCTGAACACTTACATGAAGACAAGCATGAAGTAGTTGTATACGATGTAAATAAAGAGCTTGTAGAAAAGGCAGGAAAACTAGGAATTACTGCACGTCATACATTAAAAGAAATGATCGCTGAATTAGAAGCTCCTCGTACGATCTGGGTAATGGTGCCTGCAGGAGAAGTTGTAGAGTCAGTATTAAAAGATGTGTATCCGTTATTAGATGAAGGTGATATCGTTATTGAAGGTGGAAATTCATTCTATAAAGATACGTTACGCCGTGCTGAAGAAGCAAAAAGCTTCGGATTACATTATGTAGATATCGGTACATCTGGCGGTGTAGAAGGAGCTAGATACGGTGCTTGTTTAATGGTTGGTGGAGAAAAAGAAATTTATGACCAATTAGAACCTTTATTTAAAGATTTAGCAGTAGAAAATGGCTATTCTTATGCTGGCCGCGTTGGTAGTGGTCATTTCTTAAAAATGGTTCATAACGGTATTGAGTACGGCATGATGCAAGCAATCGCTGAAGGATTTGAAGTACTAGATAAGAGTGACTTTGATTTCAATTATGAAGATGTTGCAAAAGTATGGGCGAACGGATCAGTAATCCGCGGTTGGTTAATGGACTTAACTGAAAAAGCATTTGCAGATGATCCTAAACTTGATGGCATTAAAGGTGTAATGAACTCTTCAGGAGAAGGGAAATGGACTGTTGAAACTGCGCTTGAGTTACAAGCAGCGGCACCAGTAATCGCGATGTCATTATTTATGCGCTATCGTTCTCAGGAAGATGATACATTCCATGGAAAAGTAGTTTCAGCACTACGTAATCAGTTCGGTGGACATGAAGTTGTAAAAAAATAA
- a CDS encoding NADPH-dependent FMN reductase has product MKLVVINGTPRKFGRTRVVAKYIADQFEGELYDLAIEELPLYNGEESQRDLEAVKKLKTLVKAADGVVLCTPEYHNAMSGALKNSLDYLSSSEFIHKPVALLAVAGGGKGGINALNSMRTVARGVYANAIPKQVVLDGLHVQDGELGEDAKPLIHDVVKELKAYMSVYKEVKKQLGVE; this is encoded by the coding sequence ATGAAACTAGTCGTTATTAACGGTACACCAAGAAAATTTGGTAGAACTCGCGTGGTGGCAAAATATATTGCGGATCAATTTGAAGGGGAATTATATGATTTAGCAATTGAGGAGTTACCTTTATACAATGGAGAAGAGTCACAACGTGATTTAGAGGCAGTAAAAAAATTGAAAACGTTAGTGAAAGCTGCGGATGGGGTTGTATTATGTACACCAGAATATCATAATGCGATGAGCGGTGCGCTGAAAAACTCTTTAGATTACTTAAGTAGTAGTGAATTTATTCATAAACCAGTTGCGTTGTTAGCGGTTGCTGGTGGCGGTAAAGGTGGAATAAATGCATTAAACAGCATGCGAACGGTCGCTAGAGGTGTTTATGCAAATGCCATTCCAAAACAAGTTGTGCTTGATGGATTACATGTGCAAGATGGTGAACTTGGGGAAGATGCCAAACCATTAATTCATGATGTAGTTAAAGAATTAAAAGCATATATGAGCGTATATAAAGAGGTGAAAAAGCAACTAGGAGTGGAGTGA
- a CDS encoding GntP family permease encodes MVVGIVLAAVVILLLLITVVKWHPFVALILTAIGVGLAMGMPLIGTSPKDPGIIDSIKLGLGNMLGFLAIVLALGTMLGKMMAESGGAERIANTLINRFGKKRVHWAMMFVAFLVGIPVFFQVGFVLLIPLVFTIALETGVSLITIGIPLVAGLSVVHGLVPPHPAAMAAVGIFKADVGKTILYALIVGLPTAIISGPLYGKWIGARIHKEVPLDIAEQFIERDKKKELPSFGNTLFTILLPVFLMLGASIAEVALHKTSQLAQVLHFIGDPIVALLIATIYSFFSLGYAKGFSKDKVLQFTNDCLGPIANILLVIGAGGAFNKVLLDSGIGTTIAEMAKESHISPILLGWGIAALIRVATGSATVSMMTAAGIVAPIAASTPGVNVELLALATGAGSLILSHVNDSGFWMIKEYFGMTVKETLLTWTAMETILSVVALGLISILNIFV; translated from the coding sequence ATGGTAGTTGGGATCGTACTAGCGGCAGTTGTCATACTACTTTTACTTATTACGGTAGTAAAATGGCATCCATTTGTCGCATTAATTTTAACAGCAATTGGTGTAGGATTGGCAATGGGAATGCCTTTAATTGGAACTTCACCAAAAGATCCAGGGATTATTGATTCTATTAAACTAGGGCTTGGTAATATGTTAGGCTTTTTAGCAATAGTTTTAGCGCTAGGAACGATGCTTGGAAAAATGATGGCCGAATCTGGCGGTGCTGAACGTATCGCTAACACATTAATTAATCGTTTTGGGAAGAAACGAGTTCACTGGGCGATGATGTTCGTTGCATTTTTAGTAGGGATTCCGGTATTTTTCCAAGTTGGATTTGTCCTATTAATTCCGTTAGTATTTACAATTGCGTTAGAAACTGGGGTATCACTTATTACAATCGGTATTCCGCTAGTAGCAGGACTGTCAGTCGTACACGGACTTGTTCCACCGCATCCAGCGGCAATGGCGGCAGTTGGTATTTTTAAAGCAGATGTAGGGAAGACAATTTTATATGCGTTAATTGTCGGACTTCCAACTGCAATTATTTCAGGTCCACTTTATGGGAAATGGATTGGTGCTCGTATCCATAAGGAAGTACCATTAGATATAGCGGAGCAATTTATTGAAAGAGATAAGAAGAAAGAACTTCCTAGCTTCGGAAATACATTGTTTACTATTTTACTTCCAGTATTTCTTATGCTTGGTGCATCCATTGCTGAAGTAGCGTTACATAAAACGAGTCAACTTGCACAAGTGTTACACTTTATTGGAGATCCAATAGTCGCTTTATTAATTGCAACGATTTATTCTTTCTTTAGCCTTGGTTATGCAAAAGGATTTTCTAAAGATAAAGTATTACAATTTACAAATGATTGCCTTGGGCCAATTGCAAACATACTGTTAGTAATTGGTGCTGGTGGTGCATTTAATAAGGTGTTATTAGATTCTGGAATTGGTACTACAATTGCTGAAATGGCGAAAGAATCACATATTTCACCAATATTACTTGGATGGGGAATTGCTGCACTTATCCGAGTTGCAACAGGATCGGCAACTGTTTCTATGATGACAGCAGCTGGAATTGTAGCACCGATTGCAGCAAGTACACCTGGTGTAAATGTTGAACTACTAGCACTTGCAACAGGCGCAGGGTCATTAATTTTATCACACGTGAATGATTCGGGATTTTGGATGATTAAAGAATATTTCGGAATGACTGTGAAAGAAACATTATTAACATGGACCGCAATGGAGACTATACTATCAGTTGTAGCACTTGGATTAATTTCGATATTAAATATATTTGTATAG